In Barnesiella propionica, the sequence GCTTGTATAGAGTCATGCAAAATATTGGGAGTAGATGAAGAGTTTCGGGAAACTCTGGAAAACGATTTATCGAAACTCCCGCCGTTGATGATCGGTAAAAACGGCAATATACAGGAATGGTTGATGGATGTGGAACGGGCCGAACCGAATCACAGGCATTCTTCTCATTTATTATGCTTATATCCTTTGGGACAGATCTCTTATACGAGAACTCCTGAATTGATGGCGGCTGCCCGTAAATCTGTCGAAAGCCAGTTGAATGCTCCCGGATGGGAAGACACGGAATGGAGCCGTGCCAACATGATAAATTTTTATGCCCGCCTCAAAGATGCTTCCGCTGCTTATAATTCGTTACAGGGACTGTATCGTGAATTTTCCAGGGAGAATCTTATGACGGTTTCTCCGGCCGGGATAGCCGGTGCGGAAAATGATATATTCAGTTTCGATGCAAATGAAGCCGGAGTGTCCGGTATTTCCGAAATGTTGTTGCAAAGTTACGACGGATTCCTTGAATTTCTTCCGGCTCTTCCGGCACAATGGGCTCGGGGACAAGTGTCAGGTATTTTTGCGCAAGGCGGTTTGGAGATAAATATGAGCTGGAGGGAAGGCCGGTTGAAAAATGCATCGGTAAAAGCGACGAAAGCTCATCATTTCCGCCTGAAGTTGTCGCAGTCATGGGGCAAGCCTTTATTTAGAATAGATGGAAAAGAGTTATCCCTGGACGAAGGGGACGGTTATTATACCGTGAATTTAAATCCCGGTTCGGTTTTGTCTGTACGGTATTGATAAATAAAAATCTCTGAAAGATGAAGATAACAAAAAGAGTTTTCGGGTATGCGGCATCAGGAGAACCTGTATTTTTATTCCGTCTTGTTTTGGACAACGGAGCCTATGCCGAAATATGCAATTATGGGGCGACGTTGGTTTCCGTTGTCGTACCCGGTAAAAAAGGACGGTTCAATGATGTTGTGCTGGGATATACCAGCCTGGACGGCTATATTTCCGATACTTGTTATCTGGGCGCTACCGTAGGACGTTTTGCCAATCGTATAGGAGACGCGCAGTTTCACTTGAACGGAAAATTATATCAGCTTGAACAGAATGACGGAGAGAATACCAATCATGGAGGATTCTCAGGATTCCATAAAAAAATATGGGATTACGAGATAAAAGATTCCGGCTTGGTTCTTACCCTTGAGAGTCCCGACGGAGAAGGAGGCTATCCCGGAAATATACGGGTAGAGGTCTCATATACGTTTACCGAGAATATGTGCCTCCTCATACATTATAAAGGCAGAACGGACAGGGACACTTACCTGAACCTGACGAACCATGCTTATTTTAATCTGTCTGGGACCGGTAATATATTGGATCATAAACTTTTTATTCCTTCGGCATATATGCTCGATACTACGCAACAATATATACCTACGGGTGAAATGATCCCGGTAAGAAATACGGTTTTTGACTTTTCTGCTCCAATGTGTTTGGGGACTCATATACATGAACCGCTTCCGCAACTGATATGGAATAAAGGATATAACCACTGTTATGAAGTTCGAAACAATAAAAAAATTGCGTTAGCAGCAGAACTGACCTGTGAAGAGTCGGGACGTTCGCTGGAAGTACATACGACATTACCG encodes:
- a CDS encoding aldose epimerase family protein — protein: MKITKRVFGYAASGEPVFLFRLVLDNGAYAEICNYGATLVSVVVPGKKGRFNDVVLGYTSLDGYISDTCYLGATVGRFANRIGDAQFHLNGKLYQLEQNDGENTNHGGFSGFHKKIWDYEIKDSGLVLTLESPDGEGGYPGNIRVEVSYTFTENMCLLIHYKGRTDRDTYLNLTNHAYFNLSGTGNILDHKLFIPSAYMLDTTQQYIPTGEMIPVRNTVFDFSAPMCLGTHIHEPLPQLIWNKGYNHCYEVRNNKKIALAAELTCEESGRSLEVHTTLPGILLYTAGFLDSALPGKSGSRYSPYEGVCLEAQYFPDTPHHANFPSCLLTPVDEYDEQIEYRFKIVE